The Bombus fervidus isolate BK054 chromosome 8, iyBomFerv1, whole genome shotgun sequence genome window below encodes:
- the LOC139990253 gene encoding anaphase-promoting complex subunit 11-like isoform X3, whose protein sequence is MKVTIKSKYSNWNVQSARWTGVATWRWIANDDNCGICRMPFDASCPDCKIPGDDCPLVWGQCSHCFHIHCIMKWLHSQQTRHLCPMCRQEWKFKE, encoded by the exons ATGAAAGTCACGATAAAAAGTAAGTATTCAAATTGGAATGTTCAATCTGCTC gtTGGACTGGTGTTGCCACCTGGCGTTGGATAGCAAACGATGACAATTGCGGTATATGTAGAATGCCTTTTGATGCCAGTTGTCCAGACTGTAAGATTCCTGGAGACGATTGTCCTTTAG TTTGGGGCCAATGCTCGCATTGCTTCCACATACACTGCATCATGAAGTGGTTGCATTCCCAGCAAACCAGGCATCTCTGTCCGATGTGTCGTCAAGAATGGAAGTTCAAGGAGTAG
- the LOC139990253 gene encoding anaphase-promoting complex subunit 11-like isoform X4 — protein sequence MKVTIKSWTGVATWRWIANDDNCGICRMPFDASCPDCKIPGDDCPLVWGQCSHCFHIHCIMKWLHSQQTRHLCPMCRQEWKFKE from the exons ATGAAAGTCACGATAAAAA gtTGGACTGGTGTTGCCACCTGGCGTTGGATAGCAAACGATGACAATTGCGGTATATGTAGAATGCCTTTTGATGCCAGTTGTCCAGACTGTAAGATTCCTGGAGACGATTGTCCTTTAG TTTGGGGCCAATGCTCGCATTGCTTCCACATACACTGCATCATGAAGTGGTTGCATTCCCAGCAAACCAGGCATCTCTGTCCGATGTGTCGTCAAGAATGGAAGTTCAAGGAGTAG
- the Mnn1 gene encoding menin 1: MAGFRDEDKALFPIQSISSIVRIFQNQLENSSEPDLALLSILVGAVENSLTCNRTFASQETTVFDEPKLPAVEFHIAEALYTKFHAVIKGAVDLTVYDTRYATRELVKKVSDVIWNSLTRSYYKDRAHLQSLYSYLTANKLDCFGVAFAVVAGCQVLGFKDVHLAMSEDHAWVVYGEDGTETAEVTWHGKGNEDKRGQPVEPGVASRSWLYVNGQAVVCSRAMEVATIVSAINPSLSATSDAAEVALLQQELLWLLYDLGHLAKYPMALGNLGDLEEAAPTPGRPPAIDLFQEAIRSARKYYGNAHVYPYTYQGGYLYRHGLHANALSSWADAADVLRKYDYSRDDGEIYKELLEIANELIPHTVRADERLLRQPRCFAYLLRFYDGICQWEEGANTPVLHIGWARPLVNTISKFDASIRAQVIIDCYDVEAKQEEEKSQKRETSPEETLNNNNNNYCKTKERGNAARDLIKSLESKVPPNPAPMHPSIQALTAACSEKILNRDYLLQGGGEPFVAPSDDALPPAPSTSQENLDPEVETDSEHERPRITLYSQKMKGLKDLLLAEKLNTHAISLQLTAQSQVQIGKKSRNTDEVGVSQRPKRTRRE, from the exons ATGGCGGGTTTTCGAGACGAAGATAAGGCACTATTTCCTATTCAGAGCATCTCCTCGATCGTACGAATCTTCCAAAATCAGTTAGAAAACAGCTCGGAACCAGATTTGGCTTTGCTCTCGATTCTCGTCGGTGCAGTCGAGAATTCCCTAACCTGCAATAGAACATTTGCGTCGCAGGAGACCACTGTTTTTGACGAGCCGAAATTGCCGGCCGTTGAGTTTCATATTGCTGAAGCACTTTATACCAAGTTTCACGCAGTGATTAAGGGTGCGGTAGATCTTACGGTTTACGATACGAGATACGCGACTCGAGAACTTGTCAAAAAAGTCTCCGACGTTATATGGAACTCTCTAACTAGAAGCTATTACAAAGATCGCGCGCATTTACAAAGTCTCTATAGCTACCTCACAGCTAATAAATTGGATTGTTTCGGCGTTGCCTTTGCCGTGGTTGCCGGCTGTCAGGTATTGGGATTTAAAGATGTACACCTTGCTATGTCAGAAGATCATGCCTGGGTGGTTTACGGGGAGGATGGAACTGAAACTGCTGAAGTTACTTGGCATG GAAAGGGAAACGAGGATAAACGTGGCCAACCAGTTGAACCTGGTGTAGCTTCTCGATCATGGTTATATGTGAATGGGCAAGCTGTAGTATGCTCTAGAGCAATGGAAGTTGCCACCATAGTATCGGCTATAAATCCTAGTTTAAGCGCCACATCGGATGCAGCTGAAGTTGCATTGCTTCAACAAGAATTGTTATGGCTGTTGTACGACTTGGGTCATCTCGCCAAGTATCCTATGGCTCTTGGTAATCTGGGAGATCTCGAGGAAGCAGCTCCAACTCCAGGCAGGCCTCCTGCCATAGATCTCTTTCAG GAAGCTATACGATCAGCGAGGAAATATTATGGAAATGCTCACGTGTATCCATATACTTATCAAGGTGGTTACTTGTATAGACACGGATTGCATGCCAACGCGTTGTCATCATGGGCAGACGCGGCAGATGTTTTAAGGAA GTATGATTATTCGAGGGACGATGGAGAGATATACAAGGAATTGTTGGAAATAGCGAACGAGCTTATACCTCATACGGTACGAGCTGACGAACGCTTATTACGACAACCGCGCTGTTTTGCTTATTTGTTGAGGTTTTATGACGGAATTTGTCAGTGGGAAGAAGGAGCAAACACGCCGGTATTACACATAGGATGGGCACGACCATTGGTAAATACCATTTCAAAGTTCGATGCTAGTATTCGTGCTCAGGTAATTATCGATTGTTATGACGTGGAAGCGAaacaggaagaagaaaaatcgcAGAAAAGGGAGACAAGTCCGGAGGAAACGCTGaacaataataacaacaattaCTGTAAAACTAAAGAGAGGGGCAACGCGGCCCGCGACCTGATCAAAAGCTTAGAGTCTAAAGTACCTCCTAACCCAGCACCGATGCATCCTAGTATTCAAGCGTTGACGGCAGCATGTAGCGAAAAGATACTTAATAGGGATTACCTGCTGCAGGGTGGCGGGGAACCGTTTGTTGCTCCGTCGGATGACGCTTTACCTCCCGCACCTTCCACTTCCCAGGAGAACCTTGATCCCGAGGTAGAGACTGATTCCGAACACGAAAGACCAAGGATAACTTTGTACAGTCAAAAAATGAAGGGTTTGAAAGACTTATTGTTGGCTGAAAAATTAAACACGCATGCGATATCGTTGCAGCTAACCGCACAGAGCCAGGTACAAATCGGTAAAAAGTCGCGTAATACCGACGAGGTTGGAGTTAGTCAACGTCCAAAAAGGACGCGTCGCGAATAG